The genomic window GCAGAACAGATGCACCGGCAGGAAACCCGGCACAAGCCTCTTCCTGCCCCACGACCCCCAGATCCGGCCGATAAAAGCCGGCTTTCGGCAGGGGTTCGGGCCTTATATCCGGCCATTCTCCGCCGCCCGCCAGAATAGCGAGGCCAGCGGCAAGACGACCCATATTCTCCCCGCCGCCTTCGCGAAAGAAGGAGAGAACGGAGGCAAGCGTCGGCTTATCGAGCGTGGAGGCCGCTTCGAGCTTTTCATCCCTTTCGCTGCACTCCCCCGGCAAAAGCAGAAGCTTGATGCCCCGCCTGCGCGCCAGAATGGCCAGCTGATCGACCCCGTAGCGCCAGCGCTCCGCGCCACCGAGAATCCGGATAAGAATGACGCGGGCATGTTCCGCCGTTTTTTCGATCCAGAGATCGACCGACATCGGATGCCGAAGCTCGGACAGGTTCGCGGCGGAGAGGGAAGGGAGCCTATCTCCAGCCTGCCGCCACGCCTGCTCGAGCCCGGCAAGATCGCTTGCCGAAAAAGACAGCACCACCACATCCGAGCGGGGCTGGTTAAGATCAACCGGCTCGATCAGGTCGTCCAGAGACGAGGATGTGGTGGCGAGAATATGCATCTAAAGCATTTCCAGTAAAAGTGCGCCGCGGTTTTGCGTCCGCACAATGCGCAAATGACTTATGTCAGGCGGCCAGCATCTGTTCGATCTTTTCCCGGTTGATACCCTTTTCACCGATGACGACGAGGCGGCTACGGCGCTCTTCACCCGCCGCCCAGGGGCGGTCGTAATAGTGGTTGACGCGGCTGCCGACTGCCTGCACCTGCAAACGCATGGGTTTAGTGGCGACTTCGATGAAGCCCTTGATGCGCAGCACATTTTCGGCAGCGGCCGTCTCGGCGATACGGGCCGCCAGCGCTTCCGGATCGGTAACGGCTGGCAGGTCGATGACGAAGCTGTCGAAATCATCATGTTCATGGTCAAGTTCGCCATCATGATGGGTGCGGCGGTTTTCAATATCCTCTTCAACCGCAAGGCCGAGACCGATCAGCACGGCCGGATCGATGGCGCCGTTCGAAGCGACAACGATCTTCGCTGCTTTCGGCAGATGTTCGAGGATATGCGCCTTTGCCTTGTCGAGGCCGGCATCATCGAGAAGATCGGCCTTGGTGAGCACGATGAGATCGGCACAGGCGACCTGATCCTCGAAGACCTCTTCGACCGGATCGTCATGGTCGAGCGCCTCGTCATTGGCGCGCTGGGCAGCAAGCGCTTCCATGTCGTGGGCGACCTGACCTTCGGCCAGAGCCGCACCATCCACCACGGCGACCACGGCATCAACAGTTACGCGGCTCTTGATCGCCGGCCACTGGAAGGCCTGCACCAGCGGCTTCGGCAAGGCAAGACCTGAGGTCTCGATGAGAATATGCTCCACCTTCGGCTGGCGGCTGAGGATTTGTTCGATGGCCGGCTGGAAATCATCCGCCACCGTGCAGCAGATGCAGCCATTGGCCAGCTCGACGATGTTTTCCTCCGGGCAGCTTTCAATGCCGCAGCCTTTCAGAATTTCGCCGTCGATGCCGATATCGCCGAATTCATTGACGATGATGGCGAGACGCTTACCGTCAAGCTTTTCGAGAAGGCCGCGCAGCAGCGTGGTTTTTCCGGCCCCCAGAAAGCCGGTGACGATGGTGCAGGGAACGCGGTCCAGAAGGGTGCTCATGATCTCTCCTCGGTAAAATCGAATGGGGGAATGCGCGCCACCATGCCGCGCTTCAAGGGTTCGGGGCGGCCACGCCAAGGCATCAGGCCATCGGGGGCGGCGGAAAGCAGCCGCGCGCCGGTCAGCAGGTCTTCCGCATCGCCGAGCGTCAGCCCGCCAAACACATAAGACCAGCCATCGGCGCTGCGCAGAACGGCGCTGAGACCACGCTTGCAATTGGCAAGGCAATTGACGGAGCGAACGGCAATGCCGGTTTCCTGCGCCTTTTCGATGACGGCATCGGCAAGACGCGAACCCGGACGCGGTTCGGCATTCGGATCAGCGTCATCGCGACAGCTGCGGCAAACGAAGACGATCACGCCAGACGTCGTTTCGTCCTGCGCGCTCGCATTTGCACATGAAGATGTCGATGAAATATCCAAACCGTCCCGTTCCCGCGCCACGTTAAAATTCATCGGGGTGCGGCTATCGAAAACGGTGTGCGTCAGGCGCAAACCGGCTGTTCGATCTGACCGACTGACCGGAGCACCCCGCCCGGCAGACGTTTTTTCCCGAAACGGCAGGTCTCCTGGCTTGCGGCTATCAACACCCTGTCACCGCCTTCCCGAACCGATCATGGAGGTCCAGTGGCTTTACGGCGCGGGCTTACCGCTTACAGTTGCGGGGGCAGCCACGGAATGGCCCTTTCTCAGGGCGGAACCGTGTTCCCTCTTAGCTTTTCCCGTTGCCGGGAAAAGACCGTCAGTCCCTTACCCTTAGGCTGAACGGGTGTGAGGGTCAATGCCGCGCGCCCGTGACCGACGCATTGCCGGGTGCGGCAAATTGAGTATAGTCGCCGCTCCGAATGGCGGGGGGCATAAGGTCCGCGCCGCTGGATGAGAAGGAAAAGGCGATGACCCGCGACATCAGCGACAGCGAAGCCGAGCGTCACCGGCAGAAAATGGTCAACCGCAAGACGGTGCAGGATGCCGAAGTTGCAGAAAAGACCATCGAAAAAGGCCTGCTGATGATCAATACCGGCCCCGGCAAAGGCAAATCGACGGCCGCTTTCGGCCTCGCCTTGCGCATGCTCGGCACCGGGCGGCGGGTGGGCGCCGTGCAATTCATCAAGGGCGCATGGTCGACGGGAGAGCAGCAGGCCCTGACACTCTTCGGCGACAAGGTCGTCTGGCGCACCATGGGGGAGGGTTTCACTTGGGACACGCAGGATCTGAAGCGTGATGTAGCGGCAGCAACGAAGGCCTGGGAAGAAGCCAAGGCCCTGATGGCAGACGAAACCATTGGCCTTCTGGTCCTCGATGAGCTGAACATTGCCCTGCGCTACGATTACCTGCCGCTGGATGAGGTTGTCGCAACGCTTTCCAACCGCAGGCCCGATCTACATGTCATCGTGACCGGCCGCAACGCCAAGCAGCCGCTGATCGACGCCGCCGATATGGTGACGGAAATGACGCTGGTGAAACACCACTTCAAGGCGGGCGTGAAGGCGCAGGCCGGGATAGAATTCTGATATGACTGCCCGGGTGCTGATGTTTCAGGGAACCGGCTCCGATGTCGGCAAATCGCTGATGGTGGCCGGCCTTGCCCGCGCATTCACCCGGCGCGGCCTCTCCGTCATGCCATTCAAGCCGCAGAACATGTCGAACAATGCCGCAGTCACCGCCGATGGCGGCGAGATCGGCCGGGCGCAGGCATTGCAGGCGCGGGCAGCGGGCGTGCCGCTTTCCGTGCACATGAACCCGGTGCTCCTGAAGCCCCAGAGCGAAACCGGCGCACAGGTGGTAGTGCAGGGCAGGATCGTCGGCAATGCCAAGGCGGCCGACTATCAGCACATGAAGGCCGGGCTGATGCCGCGCGTGCTTGATAGTTTCGAGCACTTGAAACAACAGGCCGATCTGGTGCTGGTGGAAGGAGCAGGCAGCGCCTCGGAAATCAACCTGCGCGCCAATGACATCGCCAATATGGGTTTTGCCCGGGCAGCCGATGCACCGGTTATCCTGATCGGCGATATCGATCGCGGCGGCGTCATCGCCAGCCTCGTCGGCACCAAAGCGGTGCTCGACGCCGATGACGCGGCGATGATCGAAGGTTTTATCGTCAACCGGTTTCGCGGCGATCCGACGTTGTTTGCAGACGGGATGCGGATGATTGCGGAAAAGACCGATTGGGCCTCCATAGGGCTTCTGCCGCATTTTTCCGATGCGGCGAAACTGCCCGCGGAAGATGCGCTGGGGCTTTCCGGCCCGGCCCAGCAGAAACCCGGCGCAAAAATCCGCATCGCCGTGCCGATCCTGCCGCATATCTCCAATTTCGACGATCTCGATCCTCTCGACATGGAGCCGGATGTGGAGCTGATCCGCGTGCGGCCGGGTGATACGATCCCCGCCGATTGCCGGCTGGTTTTGCTATGCGGCTCGAAATCCACCATTGCCGATCTCGCCGTGCTGAAAGATGCGGGCCTGGACATCGATATAAAGGCGCATGTGAGGCGCGGCGGCTATGTTCTCGGCCTTTGCGGCGGCTACCAGATGCTTGGAAAAACCGTTGCCGATCCTGATGGTATCGAAGGGCCCCCGGCGACAGTCAAGGGGCTCGGCCTGCTGGATATCGACACGGTTTTGACGGGTGATAAACGGCTTGTTTCCGTGCGAGGCACGAGTTTCGACGGTGTTGATTTATCCGGCTACGAAATGCATGTCGGAGAAACTACGGGAATAGCGGGCAACCTGCCGTTTTCGACGATCGATGGACATGACGATGGCGCCATCTCGCCTGATGGCCGCGTCTTCGGCACCTATATTCACGGCCTTTTTGCGGACAATCGCCAGCGTAGCGCATGGCTGGAACGTCTCGGCGGGCAGGGTACGGATCTGAACTATGATGCGCAGGTGGATGCGGTTCTCGACCGTCTGGCTGAGCATATGGAACAGCACCTCGATCTCGACAGGCTGCTTGCTATAGCGCGATAAGGATCGCCAGAAGCCCGAACAGGCCGATCAGCAACAGGTCCGCGATCCGCGCCAGCCGCAGTGCCCTTCGAATATCACCGGCAACCAGCGCCGACCTTCCCCCTTCGCCCATGAAACGCGCCTCGATCATCTGCCCGCCATAGGAACGCGGCCCGGCAAGCGCAAAACCCAGCGCACCGGCCAGCGCCGCCTCCGGCCAGCCGGCATTGGGGGAGCGGTGGTGGCGCGCATCGCGACGGATCGCAGCAATGGCCGCTTTTGGCGACGCGCCCTCAACAAAAAATGCGGCGATCACAAAGAGGCTGCCACTCAGCCTCGAGGCCGGCAGATTGACGAGATCATCCAGCCGGGCCGAAGCCCAGCCAAAGGCCTCATGGCGCGTCGAACGATGGCCGATCATGCTGTCTGCCGTGTTGATCGCCTTGTAAGCCGCACCGCCCGGCAGACCCAGAAGCCCGAGCCAGAAGGCAGGGGCGACGATGCCATCGGAAAAATTCTCGGCGAGACTTTCGATCGCCGCCCGGCAGATCGCCGCCTCATCCAGCTTTTGCGGATCACGCCCGACGATCATCGACACCGCCTTGCGGCCGCCCTCCACCCCCTCGCGC from Agrobacterium tumefaciens includes these protein-coding regions:
- the cobO gene encoding cob(I)yrinic acid a,c-diamide adenosyltransferase — encoded protein: MTRDISDSEAERHRQKMVNRKTVQDAEVAEKTIEKGLLMINTGPGKGKSTAAFGLALRMLGTGRRVGAVQFIKGAWSTGEQQALTLFGDKVVWRTMGEGFTWDTQDLKRDVAAATKAWEEAKALMADETIGLLVLDELNIALRYDYLPLDEVVATLSNRRPDLHVIVTGRNAKQPLIDAADMVTEMTLVKHHFKAGVKAQAGIEF
- the cbiB gene encoding adenosylcobinamide-phosphate synthase CbiB, which translates into the protein MFFAIAFLSLVIERLTGYPDWLFKRLGHPVTWIGSLIALMDKKWNRENASFSQRKAAGVVALVAFVGLTVILAWFAQSVLLFLPFGLLAVAILGASLPAQKSLEQHVEAVATALEREGVEGGRKAVSMIVGRDPQKLDEAAICRAAIESLAENFSDGIVAPAFWLGLLGLPGGAAYKAINTADSMIGHRSTRHEAFGWASARLDDLVNLPASRLSGSLFVIAAFFVEGASPKAAIAAIRRDARHHRSPNAGWPEAALAGALGFALAGPRSYGGQMIEARFMGEGGRSALVAGDIRRALRLARIADLLLIGLFGLLAILIAL
- a CDS encoding DUF1636 family protein, which codes for MDISSTSSCANASAQDETTSGVIVFVCRSCRDDADPNAEPRPGSRLADAVIEKAQETGIAVRSVNCLANCKRGLSAVLRSADGWSYVFGGLTLGDAEDLLTGARLLSAAPDGLMPWRGRPEPLKRGMVARIPPFDFTEERS
- a CDS encoding cobyric acid synthase, which gives rise to MTARVLMFQGTGSDVGKSLMVAGLARAFTRRGLSVMPFKPQNMSNNAAVTADGGEIGRAQALQARAAGVPLSVHMNPVLLKPQSETGAQVVVQGRIVGNAKAADYQHMKAGLMPRVLDSFEHLKQQADLVLVEGAGSASEINLRANDIANMGFARAADAPVILIGDIDRGGVIASLVGTKAVLDADDAAMIEGFIVNRFRGDPTLFADGMRMIAEKTDWASIGLLPHFSDAAKLPAEDALGLSGPAQQKPGAKIRIAVPILPHISNFDDLDPLDMEPDVELIRVRPGDTIPADCRLVLLCGSKSTIADLAVLKDAGLDIDIKAHVRRGGYVLGLCGGYQMLGKTVADPDGIEGPPATVKGLGLLDIDTVLTGDKRLVSVRGTSFDGVDLSGYEMHVGETTGIAGNLPFSTIDGHDDGAISPDGRVFGTYIHGLFADNRQRSAWLERLGGQGTDLNYDAQVDAVLDRLAEHMEQHLDLDRLLAIAR
- the cobW gene encoding cobalamin biosynthesis protein CobW; translated protein: MSTLLDRVPCTIVTGFLGAGKTTLLRGLLEKLDGKRLAIIVNEFGDIGIDGEILKGCGIESCPEENIVELANGCICCTVADDFQPAIEQILSRQPKVEHILIETSGLALPKPLVQAFQWPAIKSRVTVDAVVAVVDGAALAEGQVAHDMEALAAQRANDEALDHDDPVEEVFEDQVACADLIVLTKADLLDDAGLDKAKAHILEHLPKAAKIVVASNGAIDPAVLIGLGLAVEEDIENRRTHHDGELDHEHDDFDSFVIDLPAVTDPEALAARIAETAAAENVLRIKGFIEVATKPMRLQVQAVGSRVNHYYDRPWAAGEERRSRLVVIGEKGINREKIEQMLAA